Proteins encoded in a region of the Candidatus Omnitrophota bacterium genome:
- a CDS encoding TolC family protein, translated as MSYRISIGRMVVTALALAFVPVRVSAEEFSPAGDREVVTLSMEDCVLSGIRNSFEIRMAKLDLYIAETGVMYSEAVFDTFLYGGAAYSEDKRQQLSVFASDNTQGNSYNLGLGKRLPTGTDVSIELGDDRLWNNTAFVDVNPSHSSQLEVDIRQPVGRNMFGMIDRNNITLARIAVDMAALEEQDRVEAAIADIKDAYLELVFAKRSLDIYYGMLAKARQLYESDKKNHEIGLKEKVDLLASEANLTAFQADVLVAENSYKNAEERLKLKMNFADDARIVPSDELRESVMGMTLEECLKTAFEKRRDYEEKRKDVDAKGIELAIERNRAWPEIDLSMSFAMNGVSDKFKKAFGKTVVIDNTYYVAGVEFRVPLENSQARSLTEKAKQEKMKAITDLKFKERSIITEVVNAFNTMITFREGTDFLTRAVVLQADKLMEEEKRFRSGRSDTKKMIDYQQDLLGAELRAADSIYRERLAEIELERSMNVILDKYKELI; from the coding sequence ATGAGTTATAGGATCAGCATCGGAAGAATGGTTGTCACGGCGCTAGCGCTAGCGTTTGTACCTGTTCGCGTATCTGCGGAAGAGTTCTCACCCGCTGGGGACAGGGAAGTGGTCACGCTTTCCATGGAAGATTGTGTCCTGTCCGGTATAAGGAACAGTTTCGAGATACGTATGGCTAAGCTGGACCTTTATATCGCCGAGACCGGCGTTATGTACTCGGAAGCTGTCTTTGATACGTTCCTCTATGGAGGCGCGGCATATTCCGAGGACAAACGCCAGCAACTGTCGGTGTTCGCCTCGGATAACACCCAGGGGAACTCCTACAACCTGGGACTTGGAAAAAGACTTCCTACCGGTACGGATGTGAGCATAGAGCTTGGGGACGACAGGCTGTGGAACAATACGGCCTTTGTTGATGTGAACCCATCGCATTCCTCCCAGCTGGAAGTGGATATCAGGCAGCCTGTCGGAAGGAATATGTTCGGCATGATAGACAGGAACAACATAACGCTTGCCAGGATAGCCGTGGATATGGCCGCTCTGGAGGAGCAGGACCGTGTAGAAGCCGCGATAGCGGATATAAAGGACGCTTATCTTGAACTTGTCTTCGCCAAGCGTTCTCTGGACATATATTACGGCATGCTCGCCAAGGCCAGGCAGTTATACGAGTCGGACAAGAAGAACCATGAGATAGGGCTTAAGGAAAAGGTCGATCTTCTTGCCTCTGAAGCCAACCTTACGGCTTTCCAGGCCGATGTGCTGGTCGCTGAAAATAGCTATAAGAACGCCGAGGAGAGGTTGAAGCTCAAGATGAACTTCGCTGATGACGCCAGGATAGTCCCCTCGGATGAGCTCAGGGAAAGTGTTATGGGCATGACATTGGAAGAGTGCCTTAAGACCGCTTTCGAGAAGAGACGGGATTACGAGGAAAAAAGAAAAGACGTGGACGCGAAAGGCATAGAACTCGCTATTGAGAGGAACCGGGCGTGGCCGGAGATAGATCTGAGCATGAGCTTCGCCATGAACGGTGTTAGTGATAAGTTCAAGAAGGCTTTTGGTAAGACAGTTGTCATTGATAACACATATTATGTCGCCGGAGTCGAATTCAGGGTGCCTTTGGAGAACAGCCAGGCACGTAGTCTTACGGAAAAGGCGAAACAGGAAAAGATGAAGGCGATAACCGATCTCAAGTTCAAGGAGAGAAGTATAATCACCGAAGTTGTTAACGCTTTTAATACCATGATAACGTTCCGGGAGGGCACGGATTTCCTGACCAGGGCCGTGGTGTTGCAGGCGGACAAGCTTATGGAGGAGGAAAAACGGTTCAGGTCCGGTCGTTCCGACACGAAGAAGATGATAGATTATCAGCAGGACCTTTTAGGGGCCGAACTCAGGGCCGCGGATTCGATCTATCGTGAACGCCTGGCGGAAATAGAGCTGGAAAGGTCCATGAACGTTATCCTGGATAAATACAAGGAGTTAATATGA
- a CDS encoding MarR family transcriptional regulator → MNSEGSLSFAKEVTTLMPLILRRAFKTQIHALSKLNITLPQVIILEAIAEKGSCNMGELATVLELSMGSVTGIVDKMIEQGFVKRERSVEDRRIVHVVCLEKGRKALDVIGNTRVNAVSGMFEILDNAEKKEYLRILKKIYEGIRIKNEL, encoded by the coding sequence ATGAATAGCGAAGGTTCTTTGAGTTTCGCTAAAGAGGTCACTACGCTTATGCCTTTGATATTAAGGAGGGCTTTTAAGACCCAGATACACGCGCTTTCCAAGCTTAATATCACGCTCCCCCAGGTGATAATACTTGAGGCGATCGCGGAAAAAGGCTCGTGTAATATGGGAGAGCTTGCCACTGTGCTCGAATTGAGCATGGGATCGGTGACCGGCATAGTGGATAAGATGATAGAACAAGGGTTCGTCAAGCGGGAACGTTCCGTCGAGGACAGAAGGATAGTGCATGTGGTCTGTCTTGAAAAGGGGAGGAAAGCGCTTGATGTTATCGGAAATACGCGTGTGAACGCCGTATCCGGCATGTTCGAGATATTGGACAACGCCGAAAAAAAAGAGTACCTGAGGATATTAAAGAAGATATATGAAGGGATCAGGATAAAGAATGAGTTATAG
- a CDS encoding TonB-dependent receptor, with amino-acid sequence MKEWNVHVVALLVVVFFGAFCASVSAEGSGGQDSEVMELDAIVVTPARYAEYPYNLNSNVSVITAQEIEDSGARSVQEAIKCEPGIIIGGFADNPKNSAIDIRGYGDSGMVNYLVLIDGRRINQIDLSGADMSQIDVNSIDRIEIVRGARNVLYGDNATGGVINIITKKGGKGHHVSFSQQIGSYQARKEYVSAYGGEDILDYFVSYSDDFTEGYRSNNRYEADDAMGNFTFTPGDDIEAYFAFSYHRDWYGQPGALYNTNIENNGRRISHFPDSKADTEDYFITFDPRKRYEIDGGEVSISSPLTYRSRKARSRSVSTNRHFIDSFDWSPKVEWETILMGGLGKNKLIVGVDYFHALDSFGSGDVTLTESKADITKDMFGVYLSDNLILEERFIVSGGVRTEWTKYIFDQGQPVPSKDMKSPIGLAFDGGLGYKYNDSSRVYFNYARSYRNPATDEFFQSAYEFDAVKVPASLNTSLKQQVGNNYEIGISDRTFEPFELSADYYIIDNKNEIYYDPDDYLNRNYHHTVHHGLELSAGTVISDRVEIGLGYTLQRSYFDGGKFDNKNIPLVPENKLSARIGLKRWKGLAADLIMNFVGARYAANDQSNSAPELKQYLTLDANVSYEWKAIRIFFSAKNILNERYNSSGTKGLLGSIAVYPAPESNFEFGVSLEF; translated from the coding sequence ATGAAGGAATGGAATGTCCATGTGGTAGCGCTGCTGGTCGTTGTTTTTTTTGGGGCTTTTTGCGCCTCAGTTAGTGCCGAGGGCTCTGGGGGACAAGATAGCGAGGTAATGGAGCTGGATGCCATTGTTGTGACCCCGGCCAGGTACGCGGAATATCCGTACAACCTGAACAGTAACGTAAGCGTGATAACCGCGCAAGAGATAGAGGATTCGGGCGCGAGAAGTGTTCAGGAGGCCATCAAGTGTGAGCCGGGCATAATAATAGGAGGGTTCGCGGATAACCCCAAGAATAGCGCCATAGATATACGTGGATATGGGGATTCCGGCATGGTGAACTATCTTGTGCTGATAGACGGACGCAGGATAAACCAGATAGACCTGTCGGGGGCGGATATGTCCCAGATAGACGTGAATTCCATCGATAGGATCGAGATCGTAAGGGGAGCCAGGAATGTGCTCTATGGCGACAACGCCACGGGGGGCGTTATTAACATTATCACAAAAAAGGGCGGAAAGGGGCATCACGTGTCGTTTTCCCAGCAAATAGGAAGCTACCAGGCCAGGAAAGAATATGTTTCCGCTTATGGAGGGGAAGATATACTGGACTATTTTGTCAGTTACTCGGACGACTTCACGGAAGGGTACAGGAGCAATAACCGATACGAGGCTGACGACGCTATGGGAAATTTTACCTTTACCCCTGGCGATGACATTGAGGCCTATTTCGCGTTCAGTTACCACCGTGACTGGTATGGCCAGCCCGGCGCGCTCTATAACACGAATATCGAGAATAATGGCCGGAGGATATCGCACTTTCCGGATAGTAAGGCTGACACGGAAGATTATTTTATCACGTTCGATCCTCGTAAACGTTATGAGATCGATGGGGGGGAGGTGTCCATATCGAGCCCGCTGACCTATAGGTCGCGAAAAGCGCGTTCAAGAAGCGTGAGTACCAACAGGCACTTTATAGATTCTTTTGACTGGTCCCCGAAGGTCGAGTGGGAGACGATCCTCATGGGGGGGCTGGGGAAGAACAAGTTGATCGTAGGCGTGGATTATTTCCATGCGTTGGACAGTTTTGGCAGCGGGGACGTGACCCTCACGGAGTCCAAGGCGGATATTACCAAGGATATGTTCGGTGTGTACCTGTCGGATAACCTGATACTGGAGGAGCGTTTCATAGTAAGTGGGGGAGTAAGGACCGAATGGACAAAATACATATTCGACCAGGGCCAGCCCGTTCCTTCCAAGGACATGAAAAGCCCTATCGGCCTGGCTTTTGACGGTGGACTGGGGTATAAGTACAATGACTCTTCCCGTGTGTATTTCAATTACGCGAGGTCATACAGGAACCCGGCCACGGACGAGTTCTTCCAGTCCGCATATGAGTTCGATGCCGTCAAGGTCCCCGCCTCATTGAACACCAGCCTAAAACAGCAGGTGGGCAACAATTACGAGATCGGTATTTCCGACAGGACGTTCGAACCGTTCGAGTTGAGCGCCGATTACTACATCATAGATAATAAGAATGAGATCTATTATGACCCGGATGATTATTTGAACCGGAATTATCACCACACCGTTCACCATGGGCTGGAACTTTCGGCCGGGACCGTTATCAGTGACAGGGTGGAGATAGGCTTGGGGTATACCCTGCAAAGGTCGTATTTTGACGGAGGTAAGTTCGACAATAAGAACATACCGCTTGTCCCGGAGAATAAGCTGAGCGCCAGGATAGGGCTAAAACGCTGGAAAGGTCTGGCGGCCGATCTTATTATGAATTTTGTCGGGGCCAGGTATGCCGCTAACGATCAGAGTAATAGCGCTCCTGAGCTTAAACAGTATCTAACGCTTGACGCGAACGTTTCGTATGAATGGAAAGCCATCAGGATATTCTTCTCCGCGAAGAACATCCTGAACGAAAGATATAATTCCAGCGGGACCAAGGGCTTACTTGGCAGTATCGCGGTATATCCGGCTCCCGAAAGTAATTTCGAATTCGGCGTTTCATTGGAATTCTGA
- a CDS encoding DUF368 domain-containing protein, which produces MGCVKENTIVVIPSFNEARTIDRIVREIAGKGLKVLVIDDGSTDDTARIAVEAGAEIIQHKKNKGKGFSVREGLEHVINKTRFEWILLMDGDGQHDTANIGAMMAAAVDADIVSGDRMADTRDMPAVRYWTNRFMSWFISNMCGQKISDTQCGYRLLRAACFRDTRLCSKNFDIETEMLIIAARRGARIKSVPIRTIYGEEKSQINPIVDTLRFFRLISRYMLSSGGRCPANTPKRDYDMVPITSLTGAVSLFVKGMVIGVANIIPGVSGGTIAVVLGVYARLIEAISCFFSPKAKKGTYILFLGILGSGAVVAIGAFAGVMQYLLSEHYRITMFLFVGLIAGGVPAMFRAHDDMGVSTTRILAFVMGMILMIGLAMVRMEGNVSGSVEAGSGLIYRSMLVISGFFAGGAMIVPGISGSFMLVLMGQYSAVLNAVREMAVGILFFVGMGAAVGILVFSKIMDICIKKIPAGTYYFILGLIAASIYKIYPGLDSQMAVNIKYLLTAMAGGFFSYMLSRVRV; this is translated from the coding sequence ATGGGATGTGTAAAAGAAAACACGATAGTCGTAATACCTTCCTTTAACGAGGCGAGGACCATAGACCGTATCGTTCGTGAAATAGCGGGCAAAGGGTTGAAGGTCCTGGTTATTGATGACGGCTCGACCGATGATACCGCGCGAATAGCGGTCGAAGCCGGCGCGGAGATCATCCAGCACAAAAAGAACAAGGGTAAGGGGTTTTCCGTGAGGGAAGGCCTTGAACATGTGATCAACAAAACAAGGTTCGAGTGGATATTGCTCATGGATGGGGATGGGCAGCATGACACGGCCAATATCGGCGCGATGATGGCTGCCGCCGTCGACGCGGACATAGTTTCTGGGGATAGGATGGCTGATACGCGAGATATGCCAGCCGTAAGGTATTGGACCAATCGTTTTATGTCGTGGTTCATATCTAATATGTGTGGACAGAAGATATCCGACACGCAGTGCGGATACAGGCTGCTCCGGGCGGCATGTTTCAGGGATACCCGGCTATGTTCAAAGAATTTCGACATTGAGACAGAAATGCTCATAATTGCCGCCCGTCGCGGTGCCAGGATAAAGTCCGTGCCCATAAGGACGATATATGGAGAGGAAAAATCACAGATAAACCCTATTGTGGACACCTTGAGGTTCTTCAGGCTTATTTCCAGGTATATGTTGTCATCCGGAGGGAGATGCCCCGCCAACACCCCAAAAAGGGACTACGATATGGTCCCGATCACATCACTTACCGGCGCGGTCTCTCTTTTCGTCAAGGGTATGGTAATAGGTGTAGCTAACATCATCCCCGGTGTTTCCGGTGGGACCATAGCGGTAGTACTTGGGGTGTATGCCAGGCTGATAGAGGCAATATCCTGTTTTTTCAGCCCGAAAGCCAAAAAAGGGACATATATACTTTTTCTGGGGATACTGGGGTCGGGGGCTGTGGTGGCTATAGGCGCGTTTGCCGGTGTGATGCAATACCTGCTCAGTGAACATTACAGGATAACGATGTTCCTTTTTGTGGGGCTGATAGCCGGTGGTGTTCCCGCGATGTTCCGGGCACATGATGATATGGGCGTGAGTACGACCAGGATACTGGCCTTTGTTATGGGGATGATACTTATGATAGGCCTGGCTATGGTGCGTATGGAAGGGAACGTTTCTGGTAGCGTGGAGGCCGGATCGGGCCTTATTTACAGGTCTATGCTGGTCATATCCGGATTTTTTGCCGGGGGCGCGATGATCGTCCCCGGGATAAGCGGATCTTTCATGCTAGTGCTTATGGGACAATATTCCGCGGTTCTCAACGCTGTAAGGGAAATGGCCGTGGGGATACTGTTTTTCGTAGGCATGGGCGCGGCGGTAGGGATCCTGGTCTTCTCCAAGATAATGGATATATGCATAAAAAAAATACCCGCGGGTACATATTATTTCATTCTGGGGCTTATCGCGGCATCGATATATAAGATATATCCGGGGCTTGACAGTCAGATGGCCGTTAATATAAAATATCTCCTGACCGCGATGGCGGGAGGTTTTTTTTCGTACATGCTCTCAAGGGTCAGGGTGTGA
- a CDS encoding lysophospholipid acyltransferase family protein — translation MLYLLYRTGYFLANAIPIKVSYFIADRVARLFCAFGREDKAALRSNLRVVLGDDVDDKVLDRHVHAVFRNFARYLVDFFRFTRFTEDHIARHITLRGRENLDKALESGKGLILLSLHLGNWELGGAIIGGLNYPISAIILEQPDRKVNDFFVKQRAINGLRSIPLGISIKECYKVLKRNEILAIVGDKDYTNTGIPVEFFGRKAIMPKGAAAFALRTGAPIVFTVVTRMEGDKFCMFFEEPIYPESTGRDEDDVKALMTRYISKFESYIRSYPDQWYVFRKIWDV, via the coding sequence ATGTTGTATTTACTTTACAGGACGGGTTATTTTCTCGCTAACGCCATACCGATAAAAGTGTCTTATTTTATCGCGGATAGGGTGGCCCGGCTTTTTTGTGCGTTCGGCCGGGAAGATAAAGCCGCGTTAAGGTCTAACCTGAGAGTGGTATTAGGCGATGATGTGGACGATAAGGTCCTTGACAGGCATGTGCATGCCGTTTTCAGGAACTTCGCCAGATATCTGGTCGATTTTTTCAGGTTCACAAGGTTTACCGAGGATCATATAGCACGCCACATAACGTTGCGCGGCAGGGAGAACCTGGATAAAGCCTTGGAAAGCGGGAAGGGGCTGATACTTTTATCGCTGCATTTAGGGAACTGGGAACTTGGGGGCGCTATAATCGGAGGGCTGAATTATCCCATAAGCGCTATAATACTCGAGCAGCCGGATAGAAAAGTGAATGACTTTTTCGTTAAGCAACGCGCTATAAACGGGCTAAGGTCCATACCTCTTGGAATATCCATAAAGGAATGTTACAAAGTCCTGAAGAGGAATGAAATACTGGCGATCGTGGGGGACAAGGATTACACGAATACCGGGATACCCGTGGAGTTCTTCGGCCGTAAGGCGATAATGCCAAAAGGCGCGGCGGCCTTCGCGCTGAGAACGGGCGCGCCCATAGTTTTCACGGTGGTTACGCGCATGGAAGGAGACAAGTTCTGCATGTTCTTTGAAGAACCGATCTATCCGGAAAGTACGGGCCGGGATGAAGATGATGTAAAGGCCCTGATGACCAGATATATAAGCAAGTTCGAATCTTACATAAGAAGCTATCCTGACCAATGGTATGTTTTTAGGAAAATATGGGATGTGTAA
- a CDS encoding glycosyltransferase, translating to MPAGTISCADKIMKKALIFYISRHSGHFHAASAIEQGLVSVLGNIEVDKINAFSYTNPILEKVINKAYMQVIKKRPEIWGNIYDNPEFMKKTSKAREAIHKFNMSKVRKLIDAHDPDVVLCTQAFPCGMVADYKRSIGKDTPLIGVLTDHAPHSYWLYDEVDYYIVPSEETGETLIKKGVPSKKVKAYGIPVDPKFSVGLDREDVKERLKLEGDAPVILIMGGSQGIGAMEVVVRSLLSDEEHNYRLVVVTGTNKKLYSKLKKLEKKKTGGRLMTMTYVKNIEELMEVSDVIISKPGGMTIAESMVKRLPLIIVDPIPGHERLNTDYLVRKGVAVEIKNIDAIHQSMNELFDAKGVIDGMKIAAGKIARPDSALNIAKLVKDIL from the coding sequence GTGCCGGCGGGAACGATATCCTGCGCGGATAAGATCATGAAAAAAGCGCTTATTTTCTACATATCAAGGCATTCAGGGCATTTCCACGCCGCTAGCGCCATAGAGCAGGGGCTGGTCTCTGTCCTGGGTAATATAGAGGTCGACAAGATCAATGCCTTTAGCTATACCAATCCGATCCTGGAAAAGGTGATAAATAAGGCGTATATGCAGGTCATAAAGAAAAGACCGGAAATATGGGGCAACATATACGACAACCCGGAATTCATGAAAAAGACCAGCAAGGCCAGGGAGGCGATCCACAAGTTCAACATGTCCAAGGTCAGGAAGCTTATAGACGCCCATGATCCCGACGTGGTGTTATGTACTCAGGCTTTTCCCTGTGGCATGGTGGCCGATTATAAGAGGTCCATAGGTAAGGATACCCCGCTTATAGGTGTACTTACGGATCACGCTCCACATTCTTACTGGCTTTATGATGAAGTGGATTATTACATAGTTCCATCCGAGGAGACCGGGGAAACGCTCATAAAGAAAGGGGTCCCCAGCAAGAAAGTGAAAGCTTACGGGATACCGGTCGACCCGAAGTTCAGCGTGGGATTGGACCGGGAAGATGTAAAAGAGAGGTTAAAGCTTGAGGGCGACGCGCCCGTGATCCTTATAATGGGAGGAAGCCAGGGGATAGGCGCGATGGAGGTCGTAGTACGTTCGCTTCTCTCGGACGAAGAACATAATTACCGCCTGGTAGTGGTCACCGGTACGAACAAGAAGTTGTACTCGAAGCTGAAAAAGCTTGAAAAGAAAAAGACCGGCGGCAGGCTCATGACCATGACATATGTCAAGAACATAGAGGAGCTTATGGAGGTCTCTGATGTTATAATATCTAAACCAGGAGGAATGACCATAGCCGAATCGATGGTCAAGCGCCTGCCGCTCATAATAGTCGATCCTATACCTGGACATGAGAGACTGAATACGGATTATCTTGTCAGGAAGGGTGTAGCGGTAGAGATCAAGAACATAGACGCGATACATCAGAGCATGAACGAACTTTTTGATGCTAAAGGTGTTATTGACGGGATGAAGATCGCGGCGGGTAAAATAGCCAGGCCCGACAGCGCGTTGAACATAGCGAAACTGGTCAAAGATATCTTATAG
- the lipB gene encoding lipoyl(octanoyl) transferase LipB produces MADSTVLHKSGIFHSMVPEVIDLGMMEYLEALELQREYVAKRCERSIADTLLVLEHFDVVTLGRTSGSESGLDLRYFEKNGIPVISTARGGKVTYHGPGQLLIYPVIDLKLKGWKVSTYIDNIEKAVTRGLNVMGVAAERRSGERGVWVADRKIAFIGVAVRRWVTYHGVSINLNNDVEPFSHMNPCGEERIRVVSAKEALGGKCDMSRAKEIFTREFAHVFSNE; encoded by the coding sequence ATGGCGGATTCGACCGTCTTGCATAAAAGCGGTATCTTTCACTCGATGGTCCCGGAGGTCATTGATCTCGGGATGATGGAGTATTTAGAAGCCCTTGAGCTTCAAAGGGAATATGTGGCCAAAAGATGCGAGCGGTCGATAGCCGATACACTTCTTGTCCTGGAACACTTTGATGTGGTCACCTTGGGGAGGACGTCCGGGTCCGAAAGCGGTCTGGACCTCCGGTATTTCGAGAAGAACGGGATACCGGTGATCAGTACCGCAAGGGGCGGCAAGGTCACATATCACGGGCCGGGACAGCTTCTGATATATCCGGTCATAGATCTTAAGCTTAAAGGGTGGAAGGTCTCCACTTATATCGATAACATAGAAAAGGCCGTAACGCGTGGATTGAACGTTATGGGTGTTGCGGCTGAAAGACGTTCCGGGGAACGTGGGGTATGGGTGGCGGACAGGAAGATAGCTTTTATAGGAGTGGCCGTGCGGAGATGGGTGACTTATCACGGTGTCTCGATAAACCTGAACAATGATGTGGAGCCGTTCTCCCACATGAACCCGTGCGGTGAGGAGCGGATAAGAGTGGTCTCCGCGAAAGAGGCGCTTGGCGGGAAATGCGATATGTCCCGCGCAAAGGAGATATTCACCCGGGAGTTCGCTCACGTTTTTTCGAACGAATAG
- a CDS encoding 3-isopropylmalate dehydratase encodes MANIAHRLKIQDDVNTDYIISGRYKFKIQDDKELAQHIFEDLEENFIKKVNTGDLLVAGNNFGCGSSREQAPAAIKASGIQAVIAKSFARIFYRNAFNVGLCLIESDTKFIDDMDELVLDLDGNVIQNITKGLRIDFKPLPAIMRGFLKNGGVIEYFRSNGGFDRLA; translated from the coding sequence GTGGCTAATATCGCGCACAGGCTTAAGATACAGGATGATGTAAATACGGATTATATAATATCCGGTAGATACAAGTTCAAGATACAGGACGATAAAGAGCTCGCCCAGCATATTTTTGAGGACCTTGAAGAGAATTTCATAAAAAAGGTCAACACGGGGGATCTTCTGGTGGCCGGAAATAATTTCGGATGCGGGTCATCCCGGGAACAGGCGCCTGCCGCGATAAAGGCCAGTGGTATCCAGGCTGTCATCGCCAAGAGTTTCGCCAGGATATTTTATCGCAACGCGTTCAATGTAGGTCTTTGTCTTATTGAGAGCGATACGAAGTTCATTGATGACATGGACGAACTGGTGCTGGACCTTGACGGTAATGTCATCCAGAATATAACGAAAGGGCTGAGAATAGATTTCAAGCCCTTGCCTGCTATAATGAGGGGTTTCCTTAAGAACGGCGGGGTCATTGAATATTTCAGGTCAAATGGCGGATTCGACCGTCTTGCATAA
- a CDS encoding 3-isopropylmalate dehydratase large subunit: protein MRQTIAEKILSEHSGKRAKAGDIVIANIDLCFGQDGTSSIIMDSFSKIGAEHVFDKDKFLMVIDHSSPSPNIGVSTVHSKMRRFAAEHGVHLVDIGCGISHQIIPEAGYITCGDLVIGADSHTCTYGAINVLSTGVGSSDLAIALSSGKSWFKVPETIKVVMNGELPKGVYPKDAILKVIKDFGADGATYKSVEFYGDVINGMSVEGRFTVANMAVEIGAKCGLMKADRKTLDWVKKHSVKEARPVEADEDARYAEIREYDLSELTPQVAMPHSVDNVCDIDEVLGTPIDQVVIGTCTNGRIEDLEVVASILKGRQIAPGMKLVITPASKKIFLECIKRGYIDIFVEAGAAVNNPGCGPCVGTHQGVLADGENAFSTANRNFKGRMGNPNSKIYLGSPAAAAATALEGSIADPREHKRRL from the coding sequence ATGAGGCAGACGATAGCTGAGAAGATATTGTCGGAACATTCGGGGAAAAGGGCTAAAGCGGGGGATATAGTGATCGCGAACATAGATCTCTGTTTCGGCCAGGATGGCACAAGCTCTATTATCATGGATAGCTTCTCGAAAATAGGGGCGGAACATGTTTTTGATAAAGATAAATTCCTGATGGTGATAGACCATTCTTCTCCCAGCCCGAACATCGGGGTGTCCACTGTTCATTCGAAAATGAGAAGGTTCGCCGCGGAACATGGCGTTCATCTGGTGGACATAGGGTGTGGTATCAGTCACCAGATCATACCGGAAGCCGGGTATATAACTTGTGGGGACCTGGTGATAGGCGCGGATTCGCACACATGTACTTATGGCGCTATCAATGTGTTGTCCACAGGGGTCGGGTCGAGCGATCTCGCGATCGCCCTTTCCAGCGGTAAGAGCTGGTTCAAGGTCCCGGAGACCATAAAGGTAGTGATGAACGGGGAGCTCCCGAAGGGGGTATACCCGAAAGATGCCATACTCAAGGTGATAAAGGACTTTGGCGCTGATGGGGCGACTTACAAGTCGGTAGAGTTCTACGGTGACGTGATAAACGGAATGAGCGTGGAAGGCCGGTTCACAGTGGCGAACATGGCCGTGGAGATCGGCGCGAAATGTGGCCTCATGAAAGCCGACCGGAAGACCCTGGATTGGGTGAAAAAACATTCTGTCAAAGAAGCCAGGCCGGTTGAGGCAGACGAGGATGCCAGATATGCCGAAATAAGGGAATATGATCTTTCGGAGCTTACCCCGCAGGTCGCTATGCCACACAGTGTGGACAACGTGTGTGATATAGATGAGGTGCTGGGAACGCCGATAGACCAGGTCGTCATAGGGACTTGCACCAACGGCAGGATAGAGGACCTGGAGGTGGTCGCCAGCATATTGAAGGGGAGGCAAATAGCTCCGGGGATGAAACTTGTTATCACTCCGGCGTCTAAGAAAATATTCCTGGAATGTATCAAACGCGGATATATAGATATTTTTGTCGAGGCCGGTGCCGCGGTGAACAATCCCGGATGTGGTCCGTGTGTTGGTACGCACCAGGGAGTATTGGCGGATGGAGAAAACGCTTTTTCTACCGCCAACAGGAATTTCAAGGGACGCATGGGGAATCCGAATTCAAAGATCTATCTGGGAAGTCCGGCCGCGGCCGCGGCGACGGCACTGGAGGGCAGTATTGCCGATCCCAGGGAGCATAAAAGGCGGTTGTGA